The following are encoded together in the Candidatus Methylomirabilota bacterium genome:
- a CDS encoding carbamoyltransferase C-terminal domain-containing protein yields the protein MNAVLGISAYHGDAAAALLVDGRLTAAIAEERLTRVKHWAGFPSESIRTCLSTAGIEPFELSAIAIARDPRAHFWRKALYAALHRPSLRLVRDRATNRRRVQDSAQEAATALGLTEWYVRSGMHWVEHHPAHLASTFFVSPWEEAAVCAIDGFGDFVSTSWGTGTGNRLDVLGRVHFPHSLGMFYLALTQYLGFMKYGDEYKVMGLAAYGAPDFAAPLRRLIHLQADGTFRLDLRYFRHHTGGVDMTWEGGEPVMGRVFTPALEALLGPARRPEEPLEPRHEAIAASAQAVFEEAAFHLLRSVQRRTGLKRLALAGGCALNSVMNGKIRTETPFTEVNIQPAAGDDGTALGAALLVWHERLGNPRNGFTMDHASWGPGFDAAAVDEALGQRTDDLSRAGGRLVPLEDLEDRARWAAERVAQGQVVGWFQGRMEWGARALGQRSIVADPRRADMRDIINSKIKMRERFRPFAPSILEESLDDYFVGAVPDPFMVQVYPVRPEKREVIPAVTHVDGTGRLQTVSRSASPEYWQLIKAFEKLSGVPVVLNTSFNENEPIVLTPLEALDCFLRTRMDALVLGATGIEKAA from the coding sequence ATGAACGCCGTACTCGGCATCAGCGCCTATCACGGGGATGCGGCGGCCGCGCTCCTCGTGGACGGACGGCTGACCGCAGCGATCGCCGAGGAGCGGCTGACTCGCGTCAAGCACTGGGCCGGCTTTCCCTCCGAGTCCATCCGGACCTGCCTCAGCACGGCGGGGATCGAGCCCTTCGAGCTTTCCGCCATCGCCATCGCGCGCGATCCGCGCGCGCACTTCTGGAGGAAGGCGCTCTATGCCGCCCTCCACCGTCCGTCGCTTCGTCTCGTGCGAGATCGCGCCACCAACCGCCGTCGGGTGCAGGACTCCGCTCAGGAGGCCGCGACCGCTCTGGGGCTGACGGAGTGGTACGTGCGCTCCGGCATGCACTGGGTCGAGCACCACCCGGCGCATCTGGCGAGCACCTTCTTCGTCTCCCCGTGGGAGGAGGCGGCCGTCTGCGCCATCGACGGCTTCGGCGATTTCGTGAGCACGTCCTGGGGCACGGGCACGGGCAATCGTCTCGACGTGCTCGGGCGCGTGCACTTCCCGCACTCGCTCGGCATGTTCTATCTCGCCCTCACGCAGTACCTCGGCTTCATGAAATACGGCGACGAGTACAAGGTGATGGGCCTGGCCGCCTACGGCGCTCCCGACTTCGCGGCGCCCCTGCGGCGGCTCATCCATCTTCAGGCCGACGGCACCTTCCGTCTCGACCTCCGCTATTTCCGGCATCACACGGGCGGCGTCGACATGACCTGGGAGGGCGGCGAGCCCGTGATGGGGCGCGTCTTCACGCCCGCCCTCGAGGCCTTGCTCGGGCCCGCGCGTCGTCCCGAGGAGCCGCTCGAGCCGCGGCACGAGGCGATCGCGGCCTCGGCCCAGGCCGTCTTCGAGGAGGCGGCCTTCCACCTGCTTCGCTCCGTCCAGCGGCGCACCGGGCTCAAGCGGCTCGCCCTGGCCGGCGGCTGCGCGCTCAACAGCGTGATGAACGGAAAGATCCGCACGGAGACGCCATTCACCGAGGTCAATATCCAGCCCGCGGCCGGCGATGACGGCACCGCGCTCGGCGCGGCCTTGCTCGTCTGGCATGAGCGGCTCGGCAATCCCCGCAACGGCTTCACCATGGACCACGCCTCCTGGGGCCCAGGTTTCGACGCGGCCGCCGTCGATGAAGCGCTGGGTCAACGCACAGACGATCTCTCGCGCGCCGGCGGTCGCCTGGTGCCCCTCGAGGATCTCGAGGACCGCGCGCGCTGGGCGGCCGAGCGCGTGGCCCAGGGGCAGGTGGTGGGCTGGTTCCAGGGACGCATGGAGTGGGGCGCCCGGGCCCTCGGCCAGCGCAGCATCGTGGCCGACCCGCGGCGCGCGGACATGCGCGACATCATCAACAGCAAGATCAAGATGCGCGAGCGCTTCCGCCCCTTCGCGCCCTCCATCCTCGAGGAGTCGCTCGACGACTACTTCGTGGGCGCGGTGCCCGACCCCTTCATGGTGCAGGTGTATCCCGTGCGACCGGAGAAGCGCGAGGTCATTCCGGCCGTCACCCACGTGGACGGCACGGGAAGGCTTCAGACGGTGAGCCGGAGCGCGAGCCCGGAATACTGGCAGCTCATCAAGGCCTTTGAGAAGCTCAGCGGCGTGCCCGTGGTGCTCAATACCTCGTTCAACGAGAACGAGCCCATCGTGCTCACGCCGCTCGAGGCCCTCGACTGCTTCCTCCGCACCCGCATGGACGCCCTCGTCCTCGGCGCGACGGGAATCGAGAAGGCCGCATGA
- a CDS encoding PD-(D/E)XK nuclease family protein — MERGHPEHVIKAVTIDLSGTVIVRRPLDANPAGSRYDGTVMPLFSHSRLSVYETCPRQYRFKYIDRIMRPQVRTVEMFRGSQVHTALETLYRRILRGRTPSLDEILEGYRRTWQAEWAPEIVVSDPSMTPDDFLRQGERDLATYDARYRPFEGDRTVEVEARVLLSLDPERRISLQGYVDRLSMARDGVWRIHDYKTGRRLPTQQDLDRDRQLALYQIGVQRSYPLLAERVELIWHYLAFDVEMRSSRAPEALLDLERRTLALIDVIQADRAFETRVGGHCRTCTYQAMCPAWSHQFRQAALPEPERVREPGSVLVDRLVELREQRHALERQMEQTQADLLEYGRREGVETVFGTTHKATISQEDTVSFPKTADPTRSQAEQVIREAGRWDEVIALNVRAAVRLYRSGVWPEGLRRALAPFLNKISRFRIGLRKR; from the coding sequence ATGGAACGGGGACACCCGGAGCACGTGATCAAAGCGGTGACGATAGATCTCTCGGGCACCGTGATCGTCCGACGGCCCCTCGACGCCAACCCCGCGGGATCGCGATACGATGGCACCGTCATGCCCCTCTTCTCGCACTCGCGCCTCAGCGTCTACGAGACGTGCCCTCGACAGTACCGCTTCAAGTACATCGATCGCATCATGCGGCCGCAAGTAAGAACCGTGGAGATGTTCCGGGGCAGCCAGGTGCACACGGCTCTCGAGACGCTCTACCGCCGGATCCTGCGCGGGCGCACGCCCTCGCTCGACGAGATTCTGGAGGGATACCGGCGGACATGGCAGGCGGAATGGGCCCCCGAGATCGTCGTCTCCGACCCCAGCATGACGCCCGACGACTTCCTCCGTCAGGGCGAGCGGGACCTCGCGACCTACGACGCGCGCTACCGTCCCTTCGAGGGCGACCGGACGGTGGAGGTCGAGGCCCGGGTCCTGCTCTCCCTCGATCCCGAGCGCCGTATCTCGCTCCAGGGCTACGTGGATCGCCTGTCCATGGCTCGGGATGGCGTCTGGCGGATCCACGACTACAAGACGGGCCGCCGACTTCCCACCCAACAAGATCTCGACCGCGACCGGCAGCTCGCGCTCTACCAAATCGGTGTCCAGCGGAGCTACCCGCTGCTCGCGGAGCGCGTCGAGCTCATCTGGCACTATCTCGCCTTCGACGTGGAGATGCGCTCCTCTCGAGCTCCCGAGGCGCTCCTGGACCTCGAGCGACGGACGCTCGCGCTGATCGACGTCATCCAGGCGGACCGGGCATTCGAGACGCGAGTGGGCGGTCACTGTCGAACGTGTACCTATCAGGCCATGTGTCCCGCCTGGAGCCATCAGTTCCGGCAAGCCGCTCTCCCCGAGCCCGAACGCGTGCGGGAGCCCGGCTCCGTCCTCGTGGACAGGCTCGTCGAGCTACGCGAACAGAGACACGCTCTCGAGCGCCAGATGGAACAGACCCAGGCCGACCTGCTCGAATATGGGCGTCGGGAGGGGGTCGAGACCGTCTTCGGCACGACCCACAAAGCGACGATCAGCCAGGAAGACACCGTGAGCTTCCCGAAGACGGCGGACCCGACGCGGAGTCAGGCTGAGCAAGTGATCAGGGAGGCCGGGCGCTGGGACGAGGTCATCGCCCTCAATGTCCGGGCGGCCGTGAGGCTGTACCGGAGCGGAGTCTGGCCGGAAGGCCTCCGTCGGGCCCTGGCCCCATTTCTCAATAAGATCAGCAGGTTTCGAATAGGCCTCCGAAAGCGCTAG
- a CDS encoding response regulator — protein sequence MDTHLPSILCVDDDPGVLDLLKEYFTLQGFVVLTATNGVEAFLQVKQWMPRAVVMDLFMPRLGGIGALGRIKALNPGIAVILVSGMGNALDLVTEAGLSVAGALAKPLDLGKLSETLARVGVIAPLALAAGSGAVPSRPVRAKVLVVDDELEMRKLVTEHLQNKGYEVLEAADGEEALARLPEYQPHMVLLDLMMQGIGGMETLRRIKAMQPEVCVIMVTAIEEIESAQTALGLGASDYVTKPFSLQYLDSVLEVHLLMDRINPDSK from the coding sequence ATGGACACACATCTTCCGAGCATCCTGTGCGTGGACGACGATCCAGGAGTCCTGGATCTGCTCAAGGAGTATTTCACCCTGCAGGGCTTCGTGGTCCTCACCGCCACCAATGGCGTCGAGGCCTTCCTGCAAGTCAAGCAGTGGATGCCTCGCGCGGTCGTCATGGACCTTTTCATGCCTCGCCTGGGCGGCATCGGCGCCCTCGGTCGCATCAAGGCGCTCAATCCGGGCATCGCCGTCATCCTCGTCAGTGGCATGGGCAATGCCCTCGACCTCGTCACGGAGGCGGGTCTGTCGGTGGCGGGCGCGCTCGCCAAGCCCCTCGATCTCGGCAAGCTCTCGGAGACCCTCGCTCGCGTGGGCGTCATAGCCCCCCTGGCTCTCGCCGCCGGCTCCGGCGCCGTCCCCTCGCGTCCCGTCCGGGCCAAGGTGCTGGTGGTCGACGACGAGCTCGAGATGCGCAAGCTGGTGACCGAGCACCTGCAAAACAAGGGCTACGAAGTGCTGGAGGCGGCGGACGGCGAAGAGGCACTGGCGCGCCTGCCGGAGTATCAGCCGCACATGGTGCTGCTCGATCTCATGATGCAGGGCATCGGCGGCATGGAGACCCTTCGCCGCATCAAGGCCATGCAGCCCGAGGTCTGCGTCATCATGGTCACGGCCATCGAGGAGATCGAGTCCGCGCAGACGGCCCTGGGCCTGGGCGCCTCCGACTACGTCACCAAGCCATTCAGCCTGCAGTACCTCGATTCCGTCCTCGAGGTGCACCTGCTGATGGACAGGATCAACCCCGACTCGAAGTAG